Below is a genomic region from Rosa chinensis cultivar Old Blush chromosome 5, RchiOBHm-V2, whole genome shotgun sequence.
ttagtggccagtgagtggccctggtgataattaatgaatcataTTCCATCTGAGGATCGCATCTAAGCGACAGTGAAGATATTCCACCTTTTCTTACCACCGCAGAGCCAGCATAGTGGCCTGATgtttttaattaaaacatgattaaaaaccgatgcgattttagatgctaaagttgcagcaagTATGGTGGTTCACTGGTCACACGTCATGATGTCGATagccatgatccaatcatcctcttcggcATAAGACTCGCGAAGGATTAAATGACAGCAAACCGTTTGCTATTTTGCATCTTATGTCGCCAAGTACTATAGGCCTTGATCAAGTCAGGAAAGCGGCTCCAACCCCTACATTGAGAAATCAACAGAGAGCCAGCAAACAAGGCAGAAACTTGTtgctatacacatggcgaagcaaccaccaaggaagagaatGATCCTCATTCACGATCAAAGCAGTCTCCTTCGCATGAGGGCACGCTAAAATttctgatctcctacaacctgTCCAACTTTCATcaattcactgcataccagacatcagatCCATGGGGaggcaataaagttggcaaaggaagcgtcagttcatgacaaaggcaattcagtAGTGCATTCAAGcttatggcctatttagaggcctatatggaaaCAGTCAAGCCAGTACAAGTGGCCTTGgagcaacaacattataagagtagtgctgattcaagacctcttcagtcaagacgaagacctttgacttcgagtctgggggcaatgtttggacccaaaatgaacattttggtCTGACAAGGCAcatcttggagaaattgagccaatatcagtggctcaagttatatattttcgacaagctcgaaatatatatttagaggataaataaagcctactatggaagtatgaaaagtcaactttagcatatttcctacttcggctaggagaaaccgagctagacaaggaaggaggggtggcagactaaccaaatgaaatctaaatgagctgaaacttccagattcattctagacatcctaaggataatttcttatgaGAGTGCAGAGCTAGTTTttagtggaaggccttcaaacaatcagtcctattttctacagaagcaaaactggaaaactggactgtaagaggtccagcagcatttccggcccaaccacatggaataaagctctgaaaatttgtcacaatgatctacactcatttggatcatttgatatgaagaagtcgaaggcccatttgagttcttggtggagatatagCTGCAGCAAAAAAGGAGCagaaagtgctctcacctaacaaatccactaagtgtttaagtgctctcaccaaacaaatccactaagtgtttaagtgctcaaacctaacccattatgatttgtttaaaggccaaatagtgttgcttggaagcctataaatagaggcaaAAACAAGACAAACcacacacacattcacaacaacaacatctctaagatgatctaagttctctctagagcaacctctctaagagcaactcctctccttttctttctcttagcggtgatcacactcctagtcctagtcttctcagaagccgactttcagtgccaccaaaccctctgtcagcgtacttcggtcctagtctcctcgggagccgacgtagtgccgcgaccacaacggttacggaaccagccaagcaagggtaacgccctagcaacccagccaagctaaagtcacgctttagcaattTCTCCTCATTTctcagtggttctcgctctgctcgatctacaatattgagtatcgattgtgatttcaagaagctcagcaaaagtcctcgccacgaggcacaaagaatcccatgccgaggttggtgctctcctcgtccacaatctcttgaaagaagtcaggtcaagggacacccccgacgaccgcacccaaacggtgctggcacgcccgtgcaagaaagagactgttgaccagctgcaataaaattggagccaaacagccGAGGCGCAGTTGGACAGCAGCAATCCCAGCCAACGACGTTCTTTCTAAGAGTTTTttctagggctgtcactcggtcggtttcgaatcggttataggtattaccaacttcaaaaccaaaactttcggtttcaaaattgagctaccaattaccaaccaaaattttcagttttaatcataactaccaaattcggtatttcggttttcggttttcggtattaccaactttagaacaactaattctttgtaattaaaattagaatgaacaaaactaggttcttCAATTTATAGTCGTAAACTTTGTACTCAGCTCCTAATTAtagttttcttttgtatatatgacatcaagtttgagtcattttcaataaaataaGGTTATAGTTTTCTTTGTATACTTTTGTATAGTCGTAAACTTTGTACTCAGCTCCTAATTATAGTTTTCTTTTgtacatatgacatcaagtttgagtcattttcaataaaCAAGGTTATTTAACCATATTTGACcaagttacttaaaatacatgtactattaatgtagtaatgttcatactattatgaaaaattttatgtttatttcttaatatacatgtatgtgtattgaaaaccataatatataaagctaatatttagataatcggtaaattcggtatttaccaaaactgaaataataaaaaaatcgaTTGTCGGATTAATTAAGCTCTATAGCCCTTCCGTATGGAGTTGCAACTATTGAATCCATCTAAAACACCAAACCAATTAAGAGAAGAATGTATCGAGCACGCTATTCTTCGTGAACCCATTTGAACGCCAAAACAGAAAAGGgtagaagaggaaaaaaaaataattacgaaGATCCCACGCGCCATAGGAGGAGCGTGAAACTCAATAAAACAGTAACCGCCAGTTAACGAATTCCACGTCGTCTGCCCTTTTCCCACACTCTTTATGTAAAAATTTCCTCGGTTCATTTTTCTGAAACTTGTTGCCAAAGCCTTGTTCCTAACTTTTTCAGAGACACTTTGATCTCGCAATTatcgaattagggttttcagagAAATGAGTATCCCAAACAAGGATGAGAAGAACAGCAAGGGCTTCTTCGCCGCCATGAGTTCCGGCCTCTCCGTCTTCGGCAGCGCCATGCACCGATCCGTTGGCGGGTTAGCTTTCATTtctgtccctttttttttttttttttttttcaatcctcAATCTTTCAGTTCGATTTTTCATGCACTTGGTGTTGTAGAACCCTAATGTTCTCCTTTCTTACTCGTAATCACTTGTTCTTGATTTCGATTGGTAAATTCGACTTGAGCTCTGACATTTTGATCGGATTCTAGCTTTCAGTCTTGAAATGTACTTGCTTTCATTGATGACTGTGATCTCTTTCGGTTTCGGAATTTTTATTTGTGTGTGAATTATGTGATGGAGAGCTCCGTAACCGTGTTTTCGTGGTTCTGTTCTTGATTTTGTGATAAAGGATGCTGAATTAGGTGTCCTTTTTGTTGTGCCACCTTTAGTTTCTGAATACTTACAACTTGAGCTAGAGTGTTAatcagctagctagctagctaggcatCTGGAGTGTTGAATGAGGACtcttatgtatatatatgtgtgtactTGTCTTTTGAGGATTAATATTAGAAATACCAATTTAGTCACAAATATTAGATGTCTGGGATTGATATTAGATGATTCTCAACCTGTGATAATCGTTGAAGCAGATCTCTTGCTATAGATTAATTTGAACAAAAGCCTTGGATGGGGGACTTTAGTAAGTTTTAGGGCAGGGGAATGACTGGAATGAAATTCTTAATCATATTATGGCTATTGCTGCaaactttctctctttttctctgctAGTTATATTAGATGAGTTTGTTGACACTCCAGAGAGTAAGCGTCATACTGATAGCTTCATTCTGCTTCTGGGAAGGGGTCTCCAATAGTGTTGTGCACAACTGTCAGCATTGTATACTCAATGAACTTTAAATAGTGTCCCATGGGGATTTCATTAAAATGGTTAAACATAGCTTCGTCTTTTGATTTGGCCATTAGTTCATCTGCTTGTGTACATATTGATAGAGGAAACTACCCTGGTACTTACTGATTTGTTAATAAGGAGTGAGTTCTATCAGTTGAATGTGATTCTCCTCTTTCATCTAGGATGCTTGGTTATGAAGGGGTGGAAGTTATAAATCCAGAGGGAGGCAAAGAAGACGCAGAGGAGGAAGCTCAACGAGGAAGATGGAAACAGGAGGTATGCTAATTTTTCGTCTCTACAGTCTCCCTTTTAAGGATGTGTTGCTCTTTTATCATTTGCATTTGGTCATTAGGTGTAAGAGTTcgttttcatgttttttttttttttttggttatcaaGTATGTGTTTTTTAAGAGGGTTGGCTTTCTGTTCGGGAAGGAGCATCTTTTTTGTACTCATATAAAATTTTGATGTGGCAATAGGCCAATTCTCATGTTTAACTCCAGATTGCAATGTTTCTGGAGTCTTAGGTGTCATTGTGAATTTATGATAGGTGTAACATTAACTTATAAACTGTATTAGTGAACAGTTGATCAAAAATATGTGGCTTTGTAGCATTTTCTTGTCAGTTCCCCCATTCTCCCCATCCTCAGTGCACAAATAAAATAGGAATTATGTTGTCTTCTTCATGAAATGCTATTGATCATACTTAAACTGAATTTCTTATGCATCTGTACATTTCTCTGTTAAAGGAACGAGACAGTTACTGGAAGATGATGCAAAAGTATATAGGTTCAGATATAACATCAATGGTGACTCTTCCTGTATATATTTTTGAGCCAATGACAATGCTGCAGAAAATGGCAGAGGTTTGTACTAAACATCTGGCTGCGTGTCTACCTGGATAGTTGTGCACATTGCATATATGGTttgattgttttgttaactGTGCAATACCTACAGCTGATGGAATATTCACACTTGTTGGATCGTGCTGATGAATGTGAGGATCCTTATATGCGGTTGGTGTACACCAGTGAGTATGGCTTTCCTTCGCTTGTGATGCACATTCAAGTTTCATTTTATGGTTGATGTATATCTATACATATCTGTTATTCATTACAGCTTCATGGGCTATATCTGTCTACTACGCCTACCAGCGAACATGGAAACCATTTAATCCTATACTTGGGGAGACTTATGAGATGGTTAATCACTGTGGGATTACATTCGTTGCAGAGCAGGTGAGCTTTTGAGGGCCATGACTGTCTGAGTTTTTCATGTACATGCAAAACTCCCCTCCCATGGTGTTACACATTAGATTTTCTCTCCTACTCTCGTGATCCATTTAAGATCGTGAATACCCTTAATTAACCATCATACAACATTATTCCAGGTCAGTCATCATCCACCAATGAGTGCTGCTCATGGTGAAAATGAGCATTTCACTTATGATGTGACGTCAAAGCTGAAAACTAAATTTTTAGGGAACTCTCTTGATGTTTACCCTGTTGGAAGGTATTACAAACTCTGCTTGTTCTTTAATATGTAGTTTTTGATCTCCCGACAATATATTATTCATTTGGATGTCATGCAATACACTAGTGCTGAACTGCTGGTAGAAAGTTTCAcctcttttttcttctggttTTGAATGGTTTCTAGAGCTAATTCCTTGGGAGAGCTCGATCTCTTCCCCTAGAAAAATGTATAATTAATTATCTGCTTTGGCTGCATTGTAGTGAATTCTTCCTGAAGGAAAAAGATGTAAGAATTAGATATAATAGATAGCTATGCACATATATCAACAATAGATGAACAATTATTTGAATTATGGATCTGCGtcattttagaattttttttgtaCTTTTGTTGATGTATGGTTGGCTTTTTTGAAATTCTATGTAATCAAGTGAGATTTTATTCTTCATTATgatgtgttttttctttctttctgttaatattttttccttgaaattaaaaaattggATTGAACATTTATGTTATATATTTTGCGTTTGTTTACAGAACCCGAGTGACTCTTAAAAGAGATGGTGTAGTCTTAGATTTAGTGccacctcccacaaaggtaaacaACTTGATATTCGGACGGACTTGGGTTGATTCACCTGGAGAGATGATCATGACAAATCTGACAACTGGGGACAAAGCTGTGCTATGTTTCCAGCCTTGTGGCTGGTTTGGGTATGAATTCCTTCAAGCATCTGTTCTGCTATCTATGAATTATTCAAGTGTTTCGATAGCCGTGTTGTTACTGCTAGAACTTTGTAGTACAATGAGATTTGAACTTTCTATTTGTCACCTTTTAATCTCATTGGAATTGATTTCTGAGCTGGTGTTTTTTCTTTGTCtataaatcaagaaaaatgcTTCAAAATAAATAATTCACTGGATCCTGAAATGAATGAAATGTTTCAGTACAATCTACTAACGaatgaattttgaaaatattacTTTTGATTTATAACCTTCAGTGTTGGTTTGCAAAATTAGTTTATAGACCATGTAGTAGTTACAAGTTTTGCTAGTGGTGATAAATTAAAAGTTGTATTTTGTTGCAGAGCTGGTCGTTATGAAGTGGATGGATATGTTTATAATTCTGCTGAGGAACCTAAGATATTGATGACTGGGaaatggaatgaatccatgAATTATCAACCTTGTGATATGGAAGGGGAACCCCTTCCAGGAACAGAATTAAAAGAGGTACTCATAGTCTTATCTTTGTTGTATATTTTTGTCAGTCAAGTTTCATCTGCAATATGCGCAACTGTATTCTTTGAGTTAAGTTACATCTACATTATTTTTATGAAGACCATTTTAATACTGTTGTAGTGTATTATTTATTATAGAGCAAATGGTGTCCATCTAGAGCGTGGTGAAGGCTTGCTATTCATTCATGTTTAGTAAAATATTCACCAGTATTTATCTGCTAGGTTCAGCTATGTTCTTTGGTACAGAAACAAAggtttgaagaagatgatgaatcGTTTACTTGAGATTCTCTTTATTCTGGACTGTTGCTTGTATCATGCGGTTATATTGCTGGCTGTATATACTAAATAGTCTAGCTTCTGGCATTCACAAAGAATGATATCTGCAGGTTTGGCATATTGCCAATGTTCCGGAGAATGACAAATTTCAGTACACATACTTTGCACATAAAATAAATAGCTTTAACACTGCTCCTAAAAAGTTGTTGGCATCGGACTCGCGTTTGCGCCCTGATAGATATGCACTTGAGAATGGCGATCTATCCAAAGCAGGTGCAGAGAAGAGCAggtatctttctctctctattcgTACTTTTTCCAAAAGGGAATCAGTGTTGGATTATATGTAATATTTCTAATATTACTGTGAAGATCTTTGAACCTGTTATTTATCCTTTGTTTCTCTTTCAGATTGGAGGAGAGGCAGAGAGCTGAAAAGAGAGAACGAGAAGCAAAGGAACAAAAGTTTACACCAAGATGGTTCGACTTAACTGAGGAGGTTACACCTACACCGTGGGGTGACTTGGAAGTCTATCAGTATAACAGTAAATACACTCAACACCGTGCTGCAATTGATAGCTCTGACTCTGTTGATGGGGTTGATGTGAAATCAATTGACTTCAACCCATGGCAGTATGGCAATGTGTCCGCAGAATGAGGTATACCCCGTTTTGTGTTAGCTTGTTTGATTGTGATGCTGGCCCATTTGACTTTTTGGTTTGTGGAAGCAGTTGTTGTCATGTGTACATTGTATCCCATTCCAGAGTCCATCCTAGATAGCTAGCTTTGTTCCTTCTCCCTACCCCAAATCTCTGTTTGTTACTGATATCTCTCATAGTTTAGAGAAAGGCAATGAAATGGAAAAAAGTTTAAAGAGTTTGTTTGGTTAATGCTATGATATTTGGTGTGAAGCCTTCAACCGTTTGTTTGGTTGGTTAATGGCTAAATGCTATGATATATGGTGCCAAGCCTTTGACTCATAGAACAAGCTACTTTTGGTGCCCAGCCTTCGACTGTTTCAATACTTCCCATTTCAGAGTTACTGCTCTGAGTGCAGCCATACTTATGTGGCAAGTCAAGTTTATGACTTTGGATAGAGCTGGTTTCTACCATGATCCTTCTCTCTCTTGATTAAGTTACGTACTCAAAAGTTTACAGGTGCCGCTGCTAGGAAAAGAAATACAGTATTCTTTTGTACATTGTATGGATCTTGTTAGTTGTTATATACTTATTAGGATTTCTTGAATCGAAAAGGGCGCCAAAATACCTTTCTCCAGTAAATGAAAAGGTATACCTGttttaaagaatatgagatgCAGATGTAAAAGGGAAAAATCCCGTCGAGTAAATTGAACGATAAAATTCAACAAAAGAGACCTCTAGCATATTCTTCATTGTCAAACAGATTACAGTCCTGCCGTAGTTTCACCGTGTGTTGCCATAGTAGCCACAACCTCTCCATACTCGATTGGAAAAACCATTATTTCTTCCATCAGAGAAACCACCATCGGATTTATGGGAAAACCTATTATTTCTTCTATCAGAGAAATCATGAACCCTGCCATCTCTTCTTCCAAAACCATCACCAGGGCCAAATCTTCCTCCCCTTGCTTTTTCTTGTAGATTAGGCAATATTTCCAACACCTTTTACTTCACACTAGCGACTTTCTTCGAACCTGCACCCATATACAGATATATGAAATCAATGAGTGATCCATgtctaaaagaaaatataatcaAATAAGACAATTCGATTGACAACAATTCcataaaatgaagaaaacacACTTTACCAGCAAGAATATCCAAATCTCAGCAGCTACTTCAAAACATTCACCCTTTCCGTCAGTTATTAACTTCATACCCTTTAGTGACTCAACCTTCTCCTCGGGCAAGAACCTCTTCAAGAGTTTATAAGCTCAAATGAGAGAAAGTTGGTGGAAATCAAGAGGCAAACATATTGAAAAAAACCTAACTGGTTCAACTGTCAGCAGATTGATTATCGGAACCATATGATCTAAGTCATATAACTTGATCATTTCAtgcagtgtttttttttttttttttgtgggacTTAAAATAAAACAAGGCAAGAGTGATTAATGCTAATCCCCGGTGTGTAAAGGGCTCTTCCACACTCAAGCAGTACCGTGACATGGTAAGAACTAAGAAGTGCTCTCTTTTTTATCTCGGTGGAGCCCTGCACACCGTAGAACAATAGCTCACGTTTTAGATCGGCAATTTCAGATCAAAATGCATCATGTAATGAGAAATAGATAAGAAAAAAAGCTTACAGCAGTCTTAGCAAGGGCCTTTGCCAGTAGTTTTCTGCATATAGGCCAGAGGTGTTAAGAAGCTCCTCTGCAATAGACTCGAAAGCGGGAATTTCACTGCATGCGATTAGAAAAAGTGCATTAATATCTGATTATCTGAACCCAATCAACCTCAGTTTTGTctggaaaaacaaagaaaaa
It encodes:
- the LOC112167351 gene encoding oxysterol-binding protein-related protein 3C, which translates into the protein MSIPNKDEKNSKGFFAAMSSGLSVFGSAMHRSVGGMLGYEGVEVINPEGGKEDAEEEAQRGRWKQEERDSYWKMMQKYIGSDITSMVTLPVYIFEPMTMLQKMAELMEYSHLLDRADECEDPYMRLVYTTSWAISVYYAYQRTWKPFNPILGETYEMVNHCGITFVAEQVSHHPPMSAAHGENEHFTYDVTSKLKTKFLGNSLDVYPVGRTRVTLKRDGVVLDLVPPPTKVNNLIFGRTWVDSPGEMIMTNLTTGDKAVLCFQPCGWFGAGRYEVDGYVYNSAEEPKILMTGKWNESMNYQPCDMEGEPLPGTELKEVWHIANVPENDKFQYTYFAHKINSFNTAPKKLLASDSRLRPDRYALENGDLSKAGAEKSRLEERQRAEKREREAKEQKFTPRWFDLTEEVTPTPWGDLEVYQYNSKYTQHRAAIDSSDSVDGVDVKSIDFNPWQYGNVSAE